The Deinococcus yavapaiensis KR-236 genome segment GCGAGGAAGTCCGTGACGCGCGGCAGCAAGTGCAGCTCGGGCAGCAAGGCCGCGCCATTCCCCATGACACCTCGTTCGTCCAGCGCGCGTTCGAGCGCGAGGCGCGCGTCGACATCGTGCCCGAGCGCGAAGTGGGCTTCGGCGGCGTGCACATCCACCCACGCCGCTTCCCGCGCGAGGTCCGCAGTCACGAACGCGGTGCGCGCCGCCGTGAACGCGTCGAGGGCGCGCGCCGCCTCACCGTCAAGAACGAGCGCCGCGCCGAGGCGCAAGTGCGTGGCGGCGTGTTCCACGTCCGTGGTGGCGAGGGCCGTGGCGCGCGCGATGAGGCGCCGCGCGTCGCGTGCGCGTCCTTGCGCCGTCACCACGGACGCGTGCAACAGCGCCGCGTGCAATTCCACACCGACGTCGCCGCTCGCGCGCGCTTCACACGCGGCACGATCGAACGCGGCGGTCGCGTCCGTCCAGCGCAGACGGGCGCGGGCGACGCTGCCTCTCGCGTACCACAGCAGCGCCTGTGCTGCCGCGGTTTGAGACGTGAGCGTCTCGGCGATCGTGACATCCGCCTCCGCAGCGTCGTAGCGGCCGTCGTGCACGCGCGTCAAGGCGCGCACGAGGTGCACGTGCAACCGCCGTTCGGGAAGGGTGCGCGCTAAGGCCTCGTCGAGGTAATGCGCGGCGGGCGCCGAGGCGCCGCGTGAAGCGTACGCTTGGCCGAGCAGCAGCGCGACCGCGCCCGCCACGCCGCGCAGCGGGTCGTCGAACGCGGCGGCGTCGTGCCACGCGCGCTTCAGTGCGGCGAGCGCGTCGGGAACGCGGCGCAACGCGAGCAGGGTCGCGCCGAGCTCCCGCCAGGCGAGCACCCGGTCGAGCGTCTCGAGCGCGGGAATGTCGAGCAGGTCGAGGAGCGCGAGGGCGTCGCTCGGTTGCCCGAGGGCGCGCGTGACGGTCGCGAGTTCCACGCGCGCGGCTGCACTGCCGCGCGCGACGGCCCGCACCAGCACGTCGTGCGCGCGGAGGAGCTCGCCGAGCGCGTACAACGCGTACCCGCCCCAGCGTTCGTCGTCCGGCGTCGGGTGCGTCAGGTCGTCGAACGCTCGCGCGGCGTCCGCGGCGCGCCCGTCGAGCAACGCGAGCAGAAGCGGATGAAGCGGCGAGGCAGCCATGAGCGTGCCCTTAGGATACTCTAGCGAGGCAGTAAGAGAACCTTGAAAATGCAGTGCGAAAGGGCTCAGCGCGGCACGGCTAACGTCAGGCACGCCTGGGAGGGCGTCGCTCATGCGCAACAAACGACTCGCGTTGGTGTTCGGTTTGCTGTTGGCCTTGCTCGCTCCGAGCGTCGCGTACGCCGACCCGGGCAGCCTCGGCGGTGGCGGCATTCCGACCACGCCAAAGCCATAATGCCCACGGACAAAATGTAACGAATTCAACGACCGTGACTGAACGCTGGCAGAAGTCGAACATGAGTTTCGATGCCGTGCGTGACGGACGCCATGACTGGAAATCGACGTGCCATAACATGCCCGCGCTTTGCGCTGAGCATTTCAGGAGGCACAATGCGACGAACACGAAGCCAAGACGGCGTGACCCTCAAAGCGTACGCGGGTACCACGGGCGTCCTCCTCGCCTTCGACCTCGCCGAAACACGGCGTCCTGGCCTGCTTGGCTTCGCCGTACACCGAAGCGCCCCCGACGGCAGCGACCGCTGGTTGTCCGGGCAACTCGCCTTTCCGGGCCAAGCGCACGAACCTAGCGAAGCCCTCTCCACGAACACCGCTCCGATCCAAGCGTTCCGCTGGGGTGACTACGCCGTGTACCCGAACCGCACGTACACCTACACCCTCCACCCCGTGTACGGGGTGCCTGGCGCGCTCGACGTGCGGCCCGGCCCGAGCGTCACTGTTACCACCCACCCGCAAGACGCTGGCGAGCACATCGTCACCTTCAACCGCGCCGCCGCCGCCAGCCAAGCCTTCGCGCGCCGCTTCCCTGGCATGGCCGACGATTTGCGCGCGCGCAAGAAGAACGGTCAAGTCGCCGTGCTGCCCGCCGAAGCGCTCGCGTGGCTCAGTCGCGGCGCGCTCGAACAGATCGAGCGGTTCATCGACGCGGCCCTCGACGACACGTGGAGCCTCGACATCGCCATTTACGAGTACGAACTGCAACCCATCGTGCACGCCGTCGAACGCGCCCTGCGGCGTCGCGTGAACGTCCGCATCGTCTACCACGCCAAGAACGGCGACGACGCGACCACCGAGAACGAAGAGCATCTCACGCGCGTGCCAGACGGCGCGAAGCGGGGGCGCGTCACGTCCAGCATTCACCATCACAAGTTCATGGTGCGCGGCCGCATCATCGACGGGGTGCGCACACCGCACGCGGTCTTGTGCGGCAGCACGAACTTCACGGAGAACGGCGTGTACCGTCAAGCGAACGTCGTGCACGTCGCGCAGTCTCCGCAAATCGCTTGGTCGTACCAAGGCGTGTTCGACGTGCTGTTTTCCGGCGCTGACCCCAAAGCGACGCGCGCGTACATCGACGCGCACAACAAGCTGCCGGACGCGTGGGGTGAGTGCTTCGCGGGCTTTTCCCCCAGAAGGGGCGGCGCGGACCTCGACGCGTTCGCGCGCTTGATCGGGGAGGCGCGGCGGGATGTGCTGTTCTGCACGGCCTTCGACCTCGATCGGCGGATCGTCGCCGCCTTGTGGGGACAGAAGAACGACGACGTCCTGCGTCTTGGCGTGCAAAACCGTGCGCAAGACGTGCAAGACATCATCGGCACGAACCGCGACCGAGGCCGGCAGTTCGTCGCGACGGCCCTGCTGCCCGAAGGCCTCGAGCGGTTCTTTAAAGAAGACACGGCTGGGCAGGCGGGCAACATCCTCATTCACACGAAGTTGATCGTGCTCGACTTCACGAGCGATCAGCCAACGGTGATCAGCGGCAGCCACAACTTTTCGAAGAATGCCAGCGCGAACAACGACGAGAACTACCTGGTGTTGCGCGGCAACACGGACGTCGCAGACATGTACGGCTGCGAGTTGCTGCGCGTGTACGACCACTACCGCTTCCGCTACCTCATCAGTCAAGCTGCGAAGGCAGGGCCCGTTGCGCCCCGGACGTTAAAAGCGGACGATTCGTGGACGAACGAGTACTTCGGCGAGGACGCGCAACGCACCCTCGACCGACGACGCTTCGCGGGCAAGGAGGGCGTATGACGCCATCGGTGAATCCGACACTCGAGTGCAACCTCGTGTTGGAGGGCGGCGTGACGAGCGGCGTGGTGTACCCGTCGCTCGTCGAGGAACTCGCGCGCACGTACCGCCTTCGCTGCGTGGGCGGCACGTCGGCTGGCGCGATCGCCGCGAGCCTCGCGGCGGCTGCCGAACTCGGACGGCAAACAGGGCAAGGGGGCTTCGCGCGGTTGCTGAACGCCGCCGATTGGCTCGCGACATCCGAAGTGCAGGGTGGACCGTTGAATTTGCAGCGACTCTTTCAACCACAGGCAACAACAGCCGCGACCTTCGAGCTTCTTTCGAGGGCGAACGACGAGAACCGCGCGTGGACGCTTCCGCTTGAAGTGATGCGGCGTCAACCCCTCGCGGCCCTCGCGGGAAGCGTTCCCGGCGTGGCGTTGCTACGCTCGTCGTGGCGAACGCGCGACGTAGGCGGGCTGCTGTGGAGTTCGGGCGTGGCCCTCGCGGGCGGCGTACTGGGCGCGCTGCTTGCCAGGGCGAGCGACGCCAAGCGCGCCTTCGAAGATAACCACTTCGGGTTGTGTAACGGCTTCACGGGCGGGGTGCCGTCGAGCGTGCCGCCGCTTTCGGCGTGGCTGACCGACATGCTCGACAATGTTGCGGGCCGCGACGTGAACGGCGAACCGTTGACATTCCAAGACCTTCTTGGTGAGGGCGTGGACTTGCAGATGATCACGACATGCCTCGCGCACGGCCGACCGTACCGCCTGCCGTTCGCGCACAGCGACCGCTTTTACTTCAACGAGCGCGAGTTCCGCGCGTTGTTTCCAACGCGCGTCGTGAACTTCATGATGCGACACCCACGCCCTGTGAAGTCCGGCGATGTCGCGTCCGCGCGGCGCCGAGGGTTCTTCGCGGCGCGCGGCGTCTTCCCGCTGCCTTCCGCCGAGTTGCTGCCGGTGGTGGTCGCGGTGCGGCTCAGCTTGAGCTTCCCAGGGTTGATCAGCGCCGTACCGTTGTACGGCGCCGACTTCA includes the following:
- a CDS encoding BTAD domain-containing putative transcriptional regulator, producing MAASPLHPLLLALLDGRAADAARAFDDLTHPTPDDERWGGYALYALGELLRAHDVLVRAVARGSAAARVELATVTRALGQPSDALALLDLLDIPALETLDRVLAWRELGATLLALRRVPDALAALKRAWHDAAAFDDPLRGVAGAVALLLGQAYASRGASAPAAHYLDEALARTLPERRLHVHLVRALTRVHDGRYDAAEADVTIAETLTSQTAAAQALLWYARGSVARARLRWTDATAAFDRAACEARASGDVGVELHAALLHASVVTAQGRARDARRLIARATALATTDVEHAATHLRLGAALVLDGEAARALDAFTAARTAFVTADLAREAAWVDVHAAEAHFALGHDVDARLALERALDERGVMGNGAALLPELHLLPRVTDFLASHPTDELAAPFLHDRRAAGITAPLHVRLVSLGRQRVLADGRDVPIGMRRSLELLCFLLRHPGASRADVLLALWPDDDPKRSVNYFHRARHEFNAALPCLHMHFDKETEAYDVRVDGVRFSWDVWDVQRRLSTLDENAFLQALSLYGGPFLPSATTEWASKERTHLEWSLMKVGLQLMRRWSAEGEYRKSLNLSRRLLEVDPFDEGIAEFLVEATLQLEGRVEALAELKLITERFEAEQLVVPSRLRSLAQQIHPTN
- a CDS encoding phospholipase D-like domain-containing protein — protein: MRRTRSQDGVTLKAYAGTTGVLLAFDLAETRRPGLLGFAVHRSAPDGSDRWLSGQLAFPGQAHEPSEALSTNTAPIQAFRWGDYAVYPNRTYTYTLHPVYGVPGALDVRPGPSVTVTTHPQDAGEHIVTFNRAAAASQAFARRFPGMADDLRARKKNGQVAVLPAEALAWLSRGALEQIERFIDAALDDTWSLDIAIYEYELQPIVHAVERALRRRVNVRIVYHAKNGDDATTENEEHLTRVPDGAKRGRVTSSIHHHKFMVRGRIIDGVRTPHAVLCGSTNFTENGVYRQANVVHVAQSPQIAWSYQGVFDVLFSGADPKATRAYIDAHNKLPDAWGECFAGFSPRRGGADLDAFARLIGEARRDVLFCTAFDLDRRIVAALWGQKNDDVLRLGVQNRAQDVQDIIGTNRDRGRQFVATALLPEGLERFFKEDTAGQAGNILIHTKLIVLDFTSDQPTVISGSHNFSKNASANNDENYLVLRGNTDVADMYGCELLRVYDHYRFRYLISQAAKAGPVAPRTLKADDSWTNEYFGEDAQRTLDRRRFAGKEGV
- a CDS encoding patatin-like phospholipase family protein — encoded protein: MTPSVNPTLECNLVLEGGVTSGVVYPSLVEELARTYRLRCVGGTSAGAIAASLAAAAELGRQTGQGGFARLLNAADWLATSEVQGGPLNLQRLFQPQATTAATFELLSRANDENRAWTLPLEVMRRQPLAALAGSVPGVALLRSSWRTRDVGGLLWSSGVALAGGVLGALLARASDAKRAFEDNHFGLCNGFTGGVPSSVPPLSAWLTDMLDNVAGRDVNGEPLTFQDLLGEGVDLQMITTCLAHGRPYRLPFAHSDRFYFNEREFRALFPTRVVNFMMRHPRPVKSGDVASARRRGFFAARGVFPLPSAELLPVVVAVRLSLSFPGLISAVPLYGADFTQTASPMGDREPKRAYFSDGGLTSNFPVHLFDPPLPERPTFAVNLRPYPDGRQPHEDEAQNVWMPEGNNKGIQPTWTTVEGLPEFTVNLVDTARNWNDGVYVQAPSYRDRMVHVFMSKHEGGLNLGMTAETVRKLMARGRAAGTLAVQRFEAQGGWNRHRRARLVTLMAAIEEFASAFQKEYDRELEADARSWLDVAASADLGYRLSQSQQKTLMTLINTLKDAAMSSDTSGGTLQDKRTPRPRLALKLRPEV